The following are from one region of the Planctomycetaceae bacterium genome:
- a CDS encoding RimK family alpha-L-glutamate ligase — MQTQHRSALRIGVIGSHGSWYVDRLCRDGRRRGHEMLPLSFDAMTAATVRGRLQLRFGDVSVESLDAVLVRTMPPGSLEQVVSRMDMLSGAAELGVRIVNPPKAIECAVDKYLTTQRLALAGVAVPDTIVCESSEQAMVAFEELGGDVVLKPLFGAEGRGIIRLTDRETAWRVFRTLERIGAVLYVQRFIRPANGRPPEDVRILLLDGRVLGSMKRQPATGDFRANAAQAGTCSAWIPTEEELALARKAAEVTGCVFCGVDLMYDECGCPNLIEVNAVPGWKALERTCGMSVTDDLFAWLEAELS; from the coding sequence ATGCAAACGCAACATCGCTCAGCGCTGCGAATCGGCGTCATTGGAAGCCACGGAAGCTGGTACGTCGATCGTCTGTGCCGTGACGGTCGCCGTCGCGGGCATGAGATGCTTCCGCTGTCGTTTGATGCGATGACGGCTGCGACGGTACGCGGAAGACTGCAGCTTCGGTTCGGCGATGTGTCTGTCGAATCGCTCGACGCCGTGCTGGTTCGCACGATGCCGCCCGGGTCGCTGGAACAGGTCGTTTCACGTATGGACATGCTCAGCGGCGCGGCGGAACTCGGCGTCCGCATCGTGAATCCGCCGAAGGCCATCGAGTGCGCCGTCGACAAGTACCTGACGACTCAACGATTGGCTCTCGCAGGCGTTGCGGTTCCGGACACAATTGTTTGCGAATCATCGGAGCAAGCGATGGTCGCATTTGAAGAACTAGGCGGCGACGTCGTTCTGAAACCGCTGTTCGGTGCCGAAGGCCGAGGCATCATCCGTCTGACTGACAGGGAAACCGCCTGGCGGGTGTTCCGCACACTGGAACGCATCGGCGCGGTTCTGTACGTGCAGCGATTCATCAGGCCCGCAAACGGACGACCGCCCGAGGACGTCCGCATTCTGCTGCTGGACGGCAGGGTGCTTGGCAGCATGAAACGCCAGCCGGCGACCGGAGACTTTCGAGCCAACGCGGCTCAGGCAGGAACGTGTTCGGCGTGGATTCCAACCGAGGAGGAACTTGCTCTGGCTCGCAAAGCGGCCGAAGTCACCGGCTGCGTTTTCTGCGGTGTGGATCTGATGTACGACGAGTGCGGCTGTCCAAACCTCATCGAAGTCAACGCCGTGCCTGGCTGGAAGGCGCTCGAACGCACCTGCGGCATGTCCGTCACGGACGACTTGTTCGCATGGCTGGAAGCGGAACTCAGCTGA
- a CDS encoding biotin/lipoate A/B protein ligase family protein, whose product MDKNYTALLRESGNDTLSFPLCDLIIEPKPLDGFRNMAADAELLDHVSRHGDRSVVRIYGWSEPTLTLGYFQKDASDSVPVHLQQCPQVRRLTGGGAILHDQEITYSCVIPAGHPVSSNPIRLYELVHYAIIDSLAASGVTAAMRGRLFEQSGTQSRRQPFLCFQRGDERDVVCRGFKIAGSAQRRRRGTVLQHGSILLRASHLTPEVPGLLDLQTGFDVRKFHEELPGSIVSRISRL is encoded by the coding sequence ATGGACAAGAATTACACGGCACTGCTGCGGGAATCCGGCAACGACACGCTTTCGTTCCCGCTCTGCGACCTGATCATTGAACCGAAACCGCTCGATGGGTTCCGGAATATGGCAGCTGACGCGGAATTGCTGGACCACGTTTCCAGACACGGGGACCGTTCCGTCGTGCGCATCTATGGCTGGTCGGAACCGACTTTGACGCTTGGCTACTTCCAGAAGGATGCCTCCGACAGCGTACCCGTTCATCTGCAGCAATGCCCCCAGGTAAGGCGTCTGACCGGTGGCGGCGCGATCCTTCATGACCAGGAAATCACATACTCCTGCGTGATTCCAGCGGGTCACCCCGTGAGTTCGAATCCCATTCGCCTGTATGAACTTGTCCATTACGCCATTATTGACAGTCTGGCAGCGTCGGGGGTGACCGCAGCGATGCGCGGACGGCTGTTCGAACAGAGCGGCACTCAGAGTCGCCGACAGCCGTTCCTGTGCTTCCAGCGCGGCGATGAACGCGATGTTGTCTGCCGGGGATTCAAAATCGCTGGAAGCGCCCAGCGCCGCCGCCGAGGCACCGTGCTGCAGCACGGAAGTATCCTGCTGCGCGCGTCGCACCTGACACCGGAAGTGCCGGGCCTGCTCGATTTACAGACCGGATTCGACGTCAGGAAGTTCCACGAGGAGCTTCCCGGATCGATCGTGTCTCGAATTTCCCGTTTGTAG
- the mch gene encoding methenyltetrahydromethanopterin cyclohydrolase: MAHFQLNSRAARVAASAVADAKELRIGVSETHGATLLDFGVDEEGGLEAGVVLARICLSDLADVSLVPGGNSVGLPEVFVRTDHPVEACLLSQYAGWKIATSDFFAMGSGSMRSLARRELLFDDFETHEDRRCCVGVLEASRLPTHSAIDFIRDAVGHAGELTLVTAPTSSQAGTLQVVARSVETAMHKLHDVKFPVTLVISAAGTAPLPPVAKNDLEGIGRTNDAILYGSTVSLWVRCDDSLIETVGPSVPSSASKSHGQPFLKLFEAANYDFYALDPALFSPAVVVFHNLRSGRSFRFGDTNEGLLRESFGISN; the protein is encoded by the coding sequence GTGGCACACTTCCAGCTTAACTCGCGAGCCGCCCGCGTGGCAGCGTCTGCTGTCGCCGACGCGAAGGAATTGCGCATCGGTGTCAGTGAGACTCACGGCGCCACTTTGCTGGATTTTGGAGTCGACGAAGAAGGTGGACTGGAGGCGGGCGTGGTGCTGGCCCGCATTTGCCTTTCTGACCTGGCCGACGTGTCGCTCGTGCCCGGCGGCAACTCGGTTGGCTTGCCGGAGGTTTTCGTGCGAACGGATCATCCGGTCGAAGCGTGCCTGCTTAGCCAATACGCCGGGTGGAAGATCGCCACGAGTGACTTTTTTGCGATGGGATCCGGTTCAATGCGATCGCTGGCTCGTCGCGAGCTGCTGTTCGACGATTTTGAAACGCACGAAGACCGCCGATGCTGCGTCGGCGTGCTGGAAGCGTCCAGACTGCCCACTCATTCAGCGATCGACTTCATTCGCGACGCCGTGGGACACGCAGGCGAACTGACCCTGGTGACAGCTCCCACGTCTTCTCAAGCCGGAACGCTGCAGGTGGTCGCGAGATCGGTCGAAACCGCCATGCACAAGCTGCATGACGTGAAGTTTCCGGTAACGCTGGTTATCAGCGCAGCGGGAACCGCGCCTTTGCCGCCGGTCGCCAAAAACGACCTTGAAGGAATCGGCCGCACAAATGATGCGATTCTGTATGGCAGCACGGTCAGCCTTTGGGTGCGCTGCGACGACAGCCTGATTGAAACGGTGGGGCCGTCGGTACCGTCGTCGGCCTCGAAGTCTCACGGCCAGCCGTTTCTGAAACTGTTCGAAGCGGCAAATTACGATTTCTACGCACTCGACCCGGCCCTGTTCAGCCCGGCGGTCGTCGTGTTCCACAACCTTCGCAGCGGTCGAAGTTTTCGGTTCGGCGACACGAACGAGGGACTTCTGCGGGAATCCTTTGGCATTTCGAATTAG
- a CDS encoding FHA domain-containing protein has translation MIGAELHVIGGKHSGQVIPLNRKKFLIGREQDCQLRPNSELVSRHHCVFSVDDFSVRLRDLGSTNGTRVNGERILKEVVLSAGDRIIVGSLEFTLKLNEAVDSDVVTTSQAANEDTVVASGGTLLEMDALQPATPEQAETPAGTPSPAATPPASGSDQTLGAGDTTVISQPAMLPGQQPYQPMMPQMGYGYPAPMYGGYPFQPQMPMYPGYPQPMMPPGMPGYPQQQPAMQQTGTAAATESAPQISLPDPSETGAKDDAPVKGSAGAQKGNMQQSTGAADAIIRKHQQRRPG, from the coding sequence ATGATTGGCGCAGAATTGCACGTGATCGGCGGAAAGCATTCAGGGCAGGTAATTCCGTTGAATCGCAAGAAGTTCCTGATCGGACGGGAACAGGATTGCCAGTTGCGTCCCAACAGCGAATTGGTCAGTCGCCACCATTGCGTCTTTAGTGTGGACGATTTCTCGGTCAGGCTGCGAGATCTGGGGAGCACCAACGGGACACGAGTGAATGGGGAACGAATCCTGAAGGAAGTTGTCCTTTCCGCCGGTGATCGCATCATCGTTGGTAGCTTGGAATTCACTCTGAAGTTGAACGAGGCAGTCGACTCCGATGTTGTAACAACTTCCCAGGCCGCCAACGAAGACACGGTTGTCGCCTCCGGGGGGACACTACTGGAAATGGACGCCCTGCAGCCGGCGACTCCGGAGCAGGCTGAGACTCCCGCAGGAACACCCTCCCCTGCGGCCACTCCGCCGGCATCAGGAAGCGACCAGACGCTGGGTGCTGGTGACACAACCGTCATTTCGCAGCCCGCGATGCTGCCGGGCCAGCAGCCTTATCAGCCAATGATGCCTCAAATGGGTTATGGCTACCCGGCTCCGATGTACGGTGGCTATCCGTTTCAGCCGCAGATGCCGATGTATCCGGGTTACCCGCAGCCCATGATGCCTCCGGGAATGCCGGGGTATCCGCAGCAGCAGCCTGCGATGCAGCAGACGGGAACAGCAGCCGCTACCGAGTCTGCTCCACAGATATCACTTCCGGATCCCTCTGAAACGGGAGCCAAAGATGACGCCCCGGTCAAGGGCAGTGCCGGCGCGCAAAAGGGCAACATGCAGCAGTCCACAGGAGCTGCTGATGCCATCATCAGGAAACACCAGCAGCGGCGTCCAGGCTAG
- the rbfA gene encoding 30S ribosome-binding factor RbfA codes for MPSRRTARVASVIREVVSTTILNELRDPRIKYVTVLGADVSPDLRYAKIRISVMGTEKDAALTLHGLESARGYLQSKVAERVKTRYTPELRFEIDDGVRKSIEATRILREVLPDREDEAASVTESASRDESASESPNDAASGGPEYQRLSGAENAGS; via the coding sequence ATGCCGTCGCGAAGAACCGCACGTGTTGCTTCCGTGATTCGTGAAGTTGTCAGCACCACGATTCTGAATGAGCTTCGAGATCCACGCATCAAATACGTCACGGTGCTGGGTGCGGACGTCAGCCCGGATCTGCGGTACGCGAAAATCCGTATTTCCGTGATGGGCACCGAAAAAGACGCAGCATTGACGCTGCACGGTCTGGAATCTGCCAGGGGATATCTGCAGTCGAAAGTCGCTGAACGCGTTAAGACGCGATATACTCCGGAACTTCGTTTCGAAATCGACGACGGGGTCCGCAAATCGATCGAAGCGACGCGTATTCTGCGCGAGGTCCTTCCCGATCGCGAAGACGAGGCTGCTTCAGTTACTGAATCCGCATCACGGGATGAATCGGCTTCAGAATCGCCGAATGACGCAGCCTCCGGGGGTCCCGAATACCAGCGTCTCTCCGGTGCCGAAAATGCCGGGTCCTGA
- the rpiB gene encoding ribose 5-phosphate isomerase B — protein MKIGIASDHRGYHMKCRLVQLTESLGHSVSDFGPDSGESVDYPDFAARVAAAVASGDVDRGVLICGTGIGMCITANKFGGVRAAPCHDTVTAEYSRLHNDANVICLSADQLSDQLAEQVIQIWLTTEFEHGRHSRRLQKIADIEKGVRNPLTPGAPG, from the coding sequence ATGAAAATCGGGATCGCAAGCGACCATCGTGGATATCACATGAAGTGTCGGCTGGTGCAGTTGACCGAAAGCCTTGGTCATTCCGTCAGTGACTTCGGGCCGGATTCCGGCGAAAGTGTCGATTACCCGGACTTTGCGGCACGCGTCGCTGCCGCTGTTGCCTCAGGAGACGTTGATCGCGGCGTCCTGATCTGCGGTACAGGGATCGGAATGTGCATCACCGCCAACAAATTCGGCGGAGTCCGGGCAGCTCCGTGCCACGATACCGTCACAGCGGAATACAGCCGGCTGCACAATGACGCGAACGTTATCTGCCTGTCAGCGGATCAGCTCAGCGACCAGCTTGCCGAACAGGTCATTCAGATCTGGCTCACGACGGAATTCGAACATGGGCGGCATTCCCGTCGCCTGCAGAAAATCGCCGACATCGAAAAAGGCGTTCGCAATCCTCTGACACCGGGTGCTCCGGGCTGA
- the infB gene encoding translation initiation factor IF-2 translates to MKIRLFALARELGLDSKVLLELCDEAGVPLRNALATITPEEREKIVAHVRNRDSATSGDAPSAAMAPVRDTAVDKGRVREIKTMAPRSVQSHTGAESADSDSTARDEDTPSETAATLVESGKPADAGQDTSSAESSVTASPVPEGAPTAHDAPEGQPAKSDDAAEVAADGRTPEVDAAPPVQPSRRPAMNPMREMKPIGSVKDRDQAGGKGGQKPRGARPLVAAPPTYTPPAIKAKQKPRDERVQKPDMALSDIVDRQSPLADQLQQLKRAQASTEAEGDARQKGRGRAATPKGALLKALRESRQAERQAKRIKRKRRSAAADLKTEAQISFPINIRNLSEAIGRPAKSIMSILFKEGRMVTINDELTEDEAIEIAMELGVDLNVKRGRDVEAELLASLDHDDPDEKLRSRPPIITILGHVDHGKTTLIDRLRHSNVTAGEAGGITQHIAAYQVVHDGRPLTFVDTPGHAAFGEMRSRGANVTDIIVLVVAADDGVMPQTEECISHARNAGVPIVVALNKMDLPGVDEQRTLQQLAQHDLLPAEWGGEYEVVRTSGQTGAGVDNLLETLLLTAELHEYKADPDREAIGVCLEAFRDEGRGVLAWLIVQKGTLRVGDNVLCGTSHGRIRAMYNDRDEEVSEAGPSTPVRVAGLNEVPGAGVHFFVMKDIEEAREVAENRRHEGRSETLSKRGQPRTLEDILSAAREGEGVQELPLIIKADTPGSLEALRGEIGKFDHPEVKVTLIHEAVGGVNESDVYLASAAEAIIIAFHVIAEERAEQLAEREGVEIRRYNIIYEVTEQIRQALEGLLRPERVEVATGRAIVLRTFQISRFGTIAGCRVINGTINRDNRVHVIRDQKVLNDYRISSLKREKDDAREVRDGMECGIRLEGFNDVKDGDLLEAFRIDEIQRTLS, encoded by the coding sequence TTGAAGATCCGTCTCTTTGCCTTGGCCAGAGAGCTTGGCCTCGACAGCAAGGTATTACTTGAACTTTGCGATGAGGCAGGGGTTCCCCTTCGCAATGCGCTGGCGACAATCACGCCGGAAGAGCGCGAGAAGATCGTTGCTCACGTTCGCAATCGGGATTCGGCGACGAGCGGCGATGCTCCGTCAGCCGCCATGGCACCGGTCAGAGACACCGCCGTCGATAAGGGCCGCGTCCGCGAAATCAAGACGATGGCGCCGCGGTCTGTGCAAAGCCATACCGGGGCTGAGTCCGCAGATTCCGACTCGACGGCACGTGACGAAGACACTCCGTCGGAAACCGCTGCCACATTGGTGGAATCCGGGAAGCCGGCAGACGCTGGGCAGGATACTTCCAGTGCGGAATCGTCCGTAACCGCGTCGCCGGTTCCTGAAGGTGCGCCTACCGCACACGATGCTCCCGAAGGTCAGCCGGCGAAGTCCGATGACGCTGCCGAAGTCGCCGCTGACGGGAGAACGCCGGAAGTCGACGCCGCGCCACCTGTGCAGCCGAGTCGCCGCCCCGCGATGAATCCAATGCGGGAGATGAAACCGATCGGTTCCGTCAAGGATCGCGATCAAGCCGGTGGCAAGGGCGGTCAGAAGCCACGCGGGGCGCGACCGCTGGTGGCGGCGCCTCCCACCTACACGCCTCCCGCCATCAAGGCGAAACAGAAACCCAGGGACGAGCGGGTGCAAAAGCCCGACATGGCCCTGTCCGATATCGTCGATCGGCAAAGTCCTCTGGCGGACCAGCTTCAACAGTTGAAGAGAGCTCAGGCCAGCACAGAAGCCGAGGGCGACGCGCGCCAGAAGGGACGAGGTCGGGCCGCTACACCCAAAGGCGCCCTGCTGAAAGCGCTGCGAGAATCACGGCAGGCGGAACGGCAGGCCAAGCGTATCAAGAGGAAGCGACGCTCCGCCGCCGCTGATCTGAAGACTGAGGCTCAGATTTCGTTTCCGATCAATATCCGCAACCTTTCGGAAGCAATCGGTCGACCGGCGAAGTCCATTATGAGCATCCTGTTTAAGGAAGGCAGGATGGTCACGATCAACGATGAACTTACCGAGGACGAAGCGATCGAGATCGCCATGGAACTCGGCGTTGACCTGAACGTCAAGCGCGGACGCGATGTCGAAGCGGAATTACTGGCGTCGCTGGATCACGACGACCCGGATGAAAAACTCCGGTCTCGCCCGCCGATCATCACGATCCTCGGTCACGTCGATCACGGTAAGACGACGCTGATCGATCGACTCAGGCATTCCAATGTTACAGCCGGTGAGGCGGGTGGCATTACTCAGCATATCGCCGCGTATCAGGTCGTGCATGACGGTCGGCCGCTGACGTTTGTGGACACGCCTGGTCACGCCGCGTTTGGTGAAATGCGTTCACGCGGAGCGAACGTGACTGACATCATCGTCCTGGTTGTGGCCGCTGACGACGGAGTGATGCCGCAGACGGAAGAGTGCATCAGTCACGCCAGAAACGCCGGCGTCCCGATTGTCGTGGCACTGAACAAGATGGACCTGCCTGGCGTCGACGAGCAGCGGACGCTGCAGCAACTGGCTCAGCATGACCTGCTGCCGGCCGAATGGGGGGGCGAATACGAAGTGGTACGAACCTCCGGCCAGACGGGAGCGGGCGTCGACAACCTGCTCGAAACCCTGCTGCTGACGGCGGAACTTCATGAATACAAGGCCGACCCGGACCGCGAGGCAATCGGTGTCTGTCTTGAAGCGTTCCGCGACGAAGGCCGCGGTGTTCTGGCATGGCTGATTGTGCAAAAAGGGACATTGCGAGTCGGTGACAATGTGCTGTGCGGAACGTCACACGGTCGCATCCGGGCAATGTACAATGATCGTGACGAGGAGGTTTCAGAAGCAGGACCATCCACCCCGGTTCGCGTCGCGGGACTGAACGAAGTACCGGGAGCCGGCGTCCATTTCTTTGTCATGAAGGACATCGAAGAGGCGCGGGAAGTCGCTGAGAATCGGCGGCACGAAGGCCGGTCTGAAACGCTGTCCAAACGCGGTCAGCCGCGGACTCTGGAAGACATTCTGAGTGCCGCACGGGAAGGGGAGGGCGTTCAGGAACTACCCCTGATCATCAAGGCCGACACGCCGGGTTCTCTTGAAGCCCTGCGGGGTGAAATTGGGAAATTTGACCATCCGGAAGTCAAAGTCACACTGATCCACGAGGCTGTCGGGGGCGTCAACGAAAGCGACGTGTACCTGGCAAGCGCTGCGGAGGCGATCATTATCGCATTTCATGTCATCGCGGAAGAACGAGCCGAACAGCTCGCCGAACGCGAAGGCGTCGAAATCCGGCGGTACAACATCATCTATGAGGTCACCGAGCAGATCCGGCAGGCTCTGGAAGGTCTGCTGCGACCGGAGCGTGTGGAAGTCGCCACCGGACGTGCCATCGTGTTGCGGACATTTCAGATCAGCCGGTTCGGAACAATCGCGGGCTGCCGTGTCATCAACGGAACCATCAACCGTGACAATCGCGTACACGTGATTCGCGATCAAAAGGTGCTCAACGACTACCGCATCAGTTCACTGAAGCGAGAAAAAGACGACGCAAGGGAAGTTCGGGACGGAATGGAATGCGGAATCCGCCTGGAGGGCTTCAACGACGTCAAGGACGGTGACCTGCTGGAAGCATTCCGCATCGATGAAATCCAGCGAACGCTGTCCTGA
- a CDS encoding low molecular weight protein arginine phosphatase, with the protein MRVLFVCTGNTCRSPMAEAIFRNLASRHLQCAEDELRSHGVDSLSAGIAAGDSFPASPEAIALLRERGIDLSQHLSQQLSGEMLSESDLIFVMTDAHRNALVSARPDLAGRIQLLRRDGGSVSDPIGGGLECYLACADQLTTAVQEIVEQIFEKDTDTK; encoded by the coding sequence TTGAGAGTTCTTTTCGTTTGTACCGGAAACACCTGCCGCAGTCCGATGGCGGAGGCAATTTTTCGGAATCTCGCAAGCCGCCACCTGCAATGCGCTGAGGACGAGCTTCGAAGTCACGGAGTCGACTCGCTGTCAGCCGGAATCGCAGCGGGCGACAGCTTTCCGGCATCTCCGGAAGCGATTGCACTTCTCCGTGAACGGGGGATTGACCTGTCTCAACACCTGAGTCAGCAGCTTTCCGGCGAAATGCTGTCGGAGTCAGATCTGATCTTCGTCATGACGGACGCGCATCGGAACGCTCTGGTTTCGGCCCGCCCGGACCTTGCGGGACGAATTCAGTTACTTCGGCGCGATGGTGGAAGTGTGTCTGACCCGATTGGCGGCGGCCTTGAATGTTATCTGGCGTGTGCCGACCAGCTGACGACCGCTGTTCAGGAAATCGTCGAGCAGATTTTTGAGAAAGACACCGACACGAAATGA
- a CDS encoding DUF4058 family protein, translated as MATSPFPGMDPFLEDVWPEVHASLIVYARNQINDQLPGDLRAKIERTLSVFANDAADRSVRPDVHVSEVSEFGSFQSAQSGVAVADPVVVTRDPGRYRHVEIADSSGRVITAIEFLSPWNKVGKRGQQQYTRKQLEFMEAGVNLVEIDLVRQGDYVLAPPLADIPEDRRTPYMICVYRDITPDQYAIYPVKLQEPLPNIAIPLRPDDRDVVLQLQPLIDACYHDGRYSRSVYERELSGRFDAADAAWLTARLREAGHRQ; from the coding sequence ATGGCAACCAGCCCGTTTCCCGGAATGGACCCGTTTCTCGAAGATGTATGGCCGGAAGTTCATGCAAGCCTGATCGTATACGCGAGGAACCAGATCAACGATCAGCTGCCCGGCGATCTGCGGGCAAAGATCGAACGGACGCTTTCCGTCTTCGCGAATGATGCCGCCGATCGTTCTGTTCGTCCGGACGTGCATGTGTCGGAAGTTTCCGAGTTTGGATCGTTTCAGTCTGCTCAGTCCGGTGTGGCGGTGGCGGACCCCGTGGTTGTCACCCGCGATCCCGGCCGATACCGGCACGTGGAAATTGCTGATTCATCGGGTCGCGTGATCACGGCCATCGAGTTTCTCAGCCCGTGGAACAAGGTCGGCAAGCGCGGCCAGCAACAGTACACCCGGAAGCAGCTGGAGTTCATGGAAGCGGGTGTCAATCTGGTCGAGATTGATCTGGTGCGGCAGGGAGACTACGTGCTGGCTCCGCCATTGGCAGATATCCCGGAAGATCGGCGGACTCCCTACATGATCTGCGTCTATCGGGACATCACACCGGATCAGTACGCGATTTACCCGGTGAAGCTTCAGGAACCCCTGCCAAACATCGCGATCCCGCTGCGGCCCGACGATCGCGACGTGGTGCTGCAGTTGCAACCACTGATCGATGCCTGCTATCACGATGGCCGTTACAGCCGCAGTGTGTATGAACGTGAGTTGTCCGGCAGATTCGACGCTGCCGACGCCGCATGGCTCACTGCCCGACTGCGCGAAGCGGGTCATCGGCAGTAG
- the nusA gene encoding transcription termination factor NusA, with translation MNGNEILRIVDAIHRDKAIDTEIVFEGIEQAILSAARKHFSEEEQLEVRIDRANGEPSLTCDGAMLEADLLGDLLGRISAQTAKQVMIQKIREAERDAHYEEYLDLKSQIVSGTVTRVDRGTVIVNLGKVEAILPRSEQIQKETYRVGDRVRANVLDVRKAGSRIRVILTRTHADFVRRLFEMEIPEVADRVIEVRSIAREAGHRSKVAVSSLDSTIDCVGACVGVRGARIRGIVEELNGERIDIVRWNDSLQILVPNALQPAEVEDVILCPMLGKVIVLVREDQLSLAIGRRGQNVRLASKLVGWDINVMTQESLDQQLDVSIDAFSVVPEMAPELVESLVVQGFFTFDDLSVIEPDQLAELGGLTTEQCDTIIEFADAESLRIEEEERLAAEARRLNPIVSEDSESESDSDADTPAAADETSESPSAVALPEPESDVRADEESGGEPDANAVASQESAAGVSSDDSAVEGTTPAASTEEESSNAEQPVLSKTAAESDDEK, from the coding sequence ATGAATGGAAACGAAATCCTGCGAATCGTCGACGCAATCCATCGCGACAAGGCGATTGATACTGAGATTGTGTTCGAAGGAATTGAGCAGGCAATTCTGTCTGCCGCACGAAAGCACTTTTCCGAGGAAGAGCAGCTTGAAGTGCGCATTGACCGCGCGAATGGCGAACCGTCGCTCACGTGTGACGGTGCGATGCTTGAGGCAGATCTGTTGGGTGACCTGCTCGGTCGCATTTCCGCTCAGACTGCCAAGCAGGTCATGATTCAAAAAATCCGCGAGGCCGAGAGAGACGCACACTACGAAGAGTACCTGGATCTGAAGAGCCAGATCGTTTCCGGAACGGTAACACGCGTCGACCGCGGCACGGTCATCGTCAATCTGGGCAAAGTTGAGGCGATACTTCCTCGCAGCGAGCAGATTCAGAAGGAAACGTATCGCGTCGGGGATCGTGTCCGCGCCAATGTGCTGGATGTGCGCAAGGCCGGATCGAGAATTCGCGTGATTCTGACGAGAACTCACGCGGACTTCGTACGTCGTCTATTTGAGATGGAGATTCCGGAAGTTGCCGATCGCGTGATTGAAGTCCGCTCGATTGCAAGGGAAGCCGGACATCGTTCCAAGGTTGCGGTATCGTCCCTCGATTCCACCATTGACTGTGTCGGTGCCTGTGTCGGCGTTCGCGGTGCCCGCATTCGCGGGATCGTCGAGGAACTTAACGGCGAACGGATCGACATTGTTCGCTGGAACGATTCGCTGCAGATCCTGGTGCCAAACGCTCTGCAACCTGCTGAGGTGGAGGACGTAATCCTGTGCCCCATGCTGGGAAAAGTTATCGTACTCGTCCGGGAAGACCAGTTGTCGCTGGCCATCGGCAGGCGCGGCCAGAATGTTCGCCTGGCATCGAAACTGGTCGGGTGGGACATTAATGTGATGACTCAGGAATCTCTCGACCAGCAACTGGATGTCTCCATTGATGCGTTCAGCGTCGTCCCGGAAATGGCCCCGGAGCTTGTGGAGAGCCTGGTCGTGCAGGGTTTCTTTACGTTCGATGACCTCTCCGTGATTGAGCCGGATCAGCTTGCCGAACTCGGCGGCCTGACCACCGAACAGTGTGATACGATTATTGAGTTCGCGGATGCGGAGAGCCTGCGAATCGAAGAGGAGGAACGGCTGGCTGCCGAGGCGCGGCGACTGAACCCGATCGTTTCCGAAGACAGCGAGTCGGAGTCTGATTCGGATGCGGACACGCCTGCCGCAGCCGACGAAACGTCGGAATCGCCCTCGGCAGTCGCATTGCCGGAGCCGGAATCTGATGTTCGCGCCGACGAAGAGTCAGGCGGAGAACCTGATGCGAATGCAGTGGCGTCGCAGGAGTCGGCGGCCGGTGTTTCATCGGACGATTCGGCTGTTGAAGGAACAACGCCGGCTGCGAGCACGGAAGAGGAGTCGTCGAACGCAGAGCAGCCAGTCCTGTCAAAGACTGCTGCCGAATCGGATGATGAAAAATAA
- a CDS encoding class I SAM-dependent methyltransferase: MKNVVTNWRESARQRVRNAAEFRGIRRQTLGQYQSSVRQLYDGPRGAVLKFSSLLSLHEPLMGQLFRRRRFDAAQFDRILDVGSGAGQIIRHLLDTCHSKAEIIGFDLSAEMLRRARERLKTDRPLFVAADMMQMPFRDNSFDCITCGYVLEHLPDPLPGLTEFARVLKPGGTVLLLATEDSFSGLLTSRTWKCRTFSRFELKTACDEVGLAWREELWFTRVHEMLRLGGILVKLVKDPV, encoded by the coding sequence GTGAAGAATGTCGTCACGAACTGGAGAGAATCAGCCCGACAACGGGTCCGCAATGCCGCGGAATTCCGCGGCATTCGAAGGCAGACGCTCGGACAATATCAGTCTTCCGTCAGGCAGCTCTATGACGGCCCGCGCGGGGCCGTGCTGAAATTCAGCAGCCTGCTGTCCCTTCACGAGCCGCTGATGGGGCAGTTGTTTCGCCGACGCAGATTCGATGCGGCACAATTCGATCGCATCCTGGACGTCGGTTCCGGCGCCGGCCAGATCATTCGGCATCTCCTGGACACGTGCCATTCGAAGGCGGAAATCATCGGGTTCGACCTGTCCGCGGAAATGCTTCGCCGGGCGCGGGAACGGCTGAAGACGGATCGGCCGCTGTTTGTGGCGGCGGACATGATGCAGATGCCCTTTCGAGACAACTCCTTTGACTGCATTACCTGCGGCTACGTTCTGGAGCACCTTCCCGACCCATTGCCCGGTCTGACGGAATTCGCCCGTGTGCTGAAACCAGGCGGAACCGTGTTGTTGCTGGCAACCGAGGATTCCTTTTCCGGTCTGCTGACAAGCCGCACGTGGAAATGCCGCACGTTTTCACGCTTCGAACTGAAAACCGCCTGTGACGAAGTGGGTCTGGCGTGGCGGGAAGAGTTGTGGTTTACCCGAGTCCACGAAATGCTGCGACTCGGCGGAATCCTTGTGAAGCTGGTCAAGGACCCGGTCTGA